The Streptomyces sp. NBC_01142 genome has a window encoding:
- a CDS encoding SH3 domain-containing protein, with protein sequence MRKLISYALAVAALALPALPTRAAQALPSATAATAMAQDFNSCGYYPKSALRLRTGPGTKYTTLGVLYPADLVSVDKAKGGWYRVSLQDRSKSGLKAGSTGWVAKSGLKPHVCMQLDVRQEAP encoded by the coding sequence ATGCGAAAACTGATCTCGTACGCCCTGGCAGTGGCCGCGCTGGCCCTTCCCGCCCTGCCCACCCGGGCGGCGCAGGCACTGCCGTCCGCAACCGCTGCGACCGCCATGGCCCAGGACTTCAACTCGTGCGGCTACTACCCGAAGTCGGCTCTGCGACTGCGGACCGGCCCAGGCACGAAGTACACGACGCTCGGGGTGCTCTACCCGGCCGACTTGGTCAGCGTCGACAAGGCGAAGGGCGGCTGGTACCGGGTGAGCCTGCAGGACCGCTCCAAGTCCGGCCTGAAGGCCGGCTCCACAGGATGGGTCGCGAAGTCCGGCCTCAAGCCGCACGTATGCATGCAGTTGGACGTGCGCCAGGAAGCGCCGTGA
- a CDS encoding DUF6183 family protein, which produces MEDAKDDLGALVWGQAEQRAAHGDASYVRELGSQLADRHAAAVEQVREYERQLAHVVRVLALTPSRDSLVQLLRLLDEKRPFTAGSNLAPRFVASLLAEHQHVSDLAATVFDRNEREPHRLDELRACLFHELVLRGVDVEQFPPLRCWLLVRPGWQALSWLPVQRRDFEAGVGFPSRSMHGSASGSGTGVPTEGRVDPPTPRTSERSALRDIATTEVHETIVAAVQAGDWGDCGAWVFMLDEAVAPARVPALLPTLPMPCVDGLSPTDRFEIAVRPVDEIWRLLFVTASMGGMHSSGVQGAYGRLWAWRSMAGLSGAPAGASADEVERHVRQSTWFHFEADADWFQNDIYDYGIAALSPDLRRIAVLAATDTD; this is translated from the coding sequence GTGGAAGACGCTAAGGACGATCTCGGAGCTCTCGTATGGGGTCAGGCCGAACAGCGCGCCGCGCACGGTGACGCCTCTTACGTGCGCGAGCTGGGGTCACAGCTGGCCGACCGGCACGCGGCCGCTGTCGAACAGGTACGGGAGTACGAGCGCCAACTGGCCCACGTGGTACGTGTGCTCGCCCTCACCCCCAGCCGCGACAGCCTGGTACAGCTGCTCCGACTCCTCGACGAAAAGCGCCCATTCACTGCGGGCTCCAACCTCGCGCCGCGCTTTGTCGCCTCGCTCCTCGCGGAGCATCAGCACGTCAGCGACCTGGCAGCCACCGTCTTCGATCGCAACGAGCGGGAGCCGCACCGGCTGGACGAGCTGCGCGCCTGTCTTTTCCACGAGTTGGTGCTCCGTGGCGTGGATGTCGAACAGTTCCCGCCGCTGCGCTGTTGGCTGCTCGTAAGGCCCGGCTGGCAGGCCCTGTCCTGGCTCCCGGTGCAGCGCCGCGACTTCGAGGCCGGCGTCGGTTTTCCAAGCCGCTCGATGCACGGCTCCGCCAGCGGGAGCGGGACCGGTGTACCCACCGAGGGCCGTGTGGACCCGCCGACACCACGCACGTCCGAGCGTTCCGCCCTTCGGGACATCGCCACCACGGAAGTGCACGAGACCATCGTTGCCGCCGTGCAGGCGGGCGACTGGGGTGACTGCGGGGCCTGGGTCTTCATGCTGGACGAGGCCGTCGCACCCGCCCGGGTGCCCGCTCTGCTGCCGACCCTGCCGATGCCCTGTGTCGACGGGCTCAGCCCAACGGATCGCTTTGAGATCGCGGTCCGCCCGGTGGACGAAATCTGGCGCCTGCTCTTCGTCACCGCGTCGATGGGCGGCATGCACAGCTCGGGCGTGCAGGGTGCCTACGGGCGGCTGTGGGCATGGCGTTCGATGGCGGGGCTCAGCGGCGCTCCGGCGGGCGCGAGCGCGGACGAAGTGGAGCGCCACGTACGGCAGAGCACATGGTTCCACTTCGAGGCCGATGCGGACTGGTTCCAGAACGACATTTACGACTACGGCATAGCCGCCCTCTCCCCCGACCTCCGCCGGATCGCTGTGCTGGCGGCGACGGACACCGACTAG